One region of Microcoleus sp. FACHB-68 genomic DNA includes:
- a CDS encoding DUF6658 family protein produces MKKLTAFLKKLRVVQILTAFLAGVLLLTSTACNAGDATGARPINPPVQAGGQNNPHVGGGDNSSNYKMSTDPKVNTPVKSERDRADLPQPSDRLIAVSNGESNASRLLYPGSGPLETDKFDKELGGDQSLLEAPQIPAKPQPVFNRTDPDAKILERVGATFKDASQFITEGVEESASGAEMQPKSPVMSAIENLTGNSSTPAKAAPKEYKSPAR; encoded by the coding sequence GTGAAAAAGTTAACTGCTTTTTTAAAAAAACTGCGGGTCGTTCAAATTTTGACCGCATTTTTAGCAGGGGTGCTACTGCTGACTAGCACCGCTTGTAATGCCGGGGACGCGACAGGCGCACGTCCAATCAATCCGCCGGTTCAAGCTGGAGGCCAAAACAACCCACACGTGGGTGGTGGAGATAATTCCAGCAACTACAAGATGTCCACTGACCCGAAAGTGAATACTCCAGTCAAATCTGAGCGTGATCGGGCCGATCTGCCGCAACCTTCGGATCGACTGATCGCTGTCAGCAACGGTGAGAGTAATGCCTCAAGGTTACTCTACCCTGGCTCTGGACCCCTTGAAACCGATAAATTCGACAAGGAACTGGGCGGAGATCAATCGCTCCTAGAAGCCCCTCAGATTCCTGCAAAGCCTCAACCAGTATTTAACCGCACTGATCCAGATGCCAAAATTTTAGAAAGAGTCGGTGCAACGTTTAAAGATGCCTCTCAATTCATCACAGAAGGTGTTGAAGAATCGGCAAGCGGCGCGGAAATGCAACCCAAATCGCCGGTAATGAGCGCTATCGAGAATTTGACTGGTAATTCCAGCACGCCAGCCAAAGCAGCACCCAAGGAATATAAATCACCGGCAAGATAA
- a CDS encoding phenylpyruvate tautomerase MIF-related protein, whose product MPLIKVQTSISAPEKSAVQGLLKSLSAKLAKHTGKPESYVMTAFEPDVAMTFAGTVEPVCYIEIKSVGSMNPAQTKSMSQDFCQEINQTLGVPSNRIYIEFADAKGSMWGWNSSTFG is encoded by the coding sequence ATGCCTTTAATCAAAGTTCAAACTTCCATTTCCGCCCCAGAAAAGTCTGCGGTGCAGGGATTGCTCAAAAGCCTTTCTGCTAAGTTGGCTAAGCATACCGGCAAACCAGAATCTTATGTAATGACTGCTTTTGAACCGGATGTGGCGATGACATTTGCCGGCACTGTTGAGCCTGTTTGTTATATCGAAATTAAAAGTGTTGGCAGCATGAACCCAGCTCAAACCAAGTCTATGAGCCAGGATTTTTGCCAAGAGATCAACCAAACCCTCGGTGTGCCGTCTAATCGCATCTACATTGAATTTGCGGATGCCAAGGGTTCGATGTGGGGCTGGAATAGCTCAACCTTCGGCTAG
- a CDS encoding flavin reductase family protein encodes MLDEQAKKTILRKIPHGLYVCGVKDGEDVNGFTASWVMQASFQPPLVVNCVKQDSKSHAMIKASGVFALSFLEAGQKEVAQKFFKPQRRVGNKFEDVEFYPGEETGCPIISDSLGYVECRVVGSVEHGDHTVYVGEVVGAGIHREGEPLLLESTGWQYGG; translated from the coding sequence TTGCTGGACGAACAAGCGAAAAAAACAATTCTACGCAAGATTCCCCACGGACTCTATGTGTGCGGCGTTAAGGATGGCGAAGATGTTAACGGCTTCACCGCCAGTTGGGTGATGCAAGCTTCTTTTCAACCCCCGCTGGTTGTGAATTGTGTGAAGCAGGATTCTAAATCTCACGCCATGATTAAGGCGAGTGGAGTCTTTGCGCTCAGCTTTTTGGAGGCGGGACAAAAAGAAGTCGCTCAAAAATTCTTTAAGCCACAGCGCCGGGTAGGCAACAAGTTTGAGGATGTGGAATTTTATCCGGGAGAAGAAACCGGCTGCCCCATCATCTCAGACTCCCTCGGTTATGTAGAGTGCAGAGTTGTGGGATCGGTGGAACATGGCGATCACACCGTTTATGTCGGTGAAGTAGTTGGTGCCGGCATCCACCGGGAGGGCGAACCGCTCTTACTCGAAAGCACCGGCTGGCAATATGGTGGCTAA
- a CDS encoding zf-TFIIB domain-containing protein → MNELNCPKCQGDLEQVVYANIEVERCVECKGIWFDSLEAQTLKEIEGSETLDVGQPETGSKFNEVGDINCPKCRTKMTKMVELNQPHIWYEKCPVCYGIWFDAGEFKDYKEENFMDAVKGLFGRERR, encoded by the coding sequence ATGAACGAGTTAAACTGCCCCAAATGTCAAGGAGACTTAGAACAAGTTGTTTATGCAAATATTGAAGTGGAGCGGTGTGTCGAGTGTAAAGGAATTTGGTTTGATTCTCTTGAAGCCCAAACGCTAAAAGAAATAGAAGGCTCGGAAACGTTGGATGTTGGCCAGCCAGAAACTGGCAGTAAGTTTAATGAAGTCGGCGATATCAATTGCCCAAAATGTCGCACAAAAATGACGAAGATGGTGGAACTTAACCAGCCTCACATTTGGTATGAAAAATGCCCGGTGTGCTATGGCATCTGGTTTGATGCGGGTGAGTTTAAGGATTATAAGGAAGAAAATTTTATGGATGCAGTCAAAGGGCTGTTTGGCAGGGAAAGACGCTAA
- the cobM gene encoding precorrin-4 C(11)-methyltransferase produces the protein MKIQNSNEVTGSKVSLAPAVYIVGAGPGDPDLLTVKAQKILAEADVILFADSLVPKQILQGVRADAEIIRTANKTLEEILPVMISRVQAQQSVVRLHSGDPCLYGAVHEQMQALAEAGIPFEVIPGISAFQAAAAKLKVELTVPGLVQTIILTRIAGRTGVPESEELASLAAHKASLCLYLSARHVEDAQQKLMEHYPAEMPVAICYRLGWPDEKIFQVPLHQMAALTQQEDLIRTTLYVISPALATAETAETARSRLYNPEHAHLFRPASIRTDKLSPSA, from the coding sequence TTGAAGATTCAAAATTCTAACGAAGTCACAGGTTCAAAAGTTTCCTTGGCACCGGCAGTTTATATTGTGGGTGCCGGCCCTGGCGATCCCGATTTACTGACGGTGAAAGCTCAGAAAATATTGGCTGAGGCCGATGTTATTTTGTTTGCCGATTCTTTGGTGCCCAAACAAATTTTGCAGGGCGTCCGTGCTGATGCGGAAATTATCCGAACCGCCAATAAAACCCTAGAAGAAATTCTGCCGGTGATGATTTCGCGGGTGCAAGCGCAGCAGTCTGTCGTGAGACTCCATTCTGGCGATCCTTGCCTTTACGGTGCTGTGCATGAGCAAATGCAAGCCTTAGCAGAAGCCGGTATTCCTTTTGAAGTCATCCCTGGAATTAGCGCTTTTCAAGCAGCAGCAGCCAAGCTAAAAGTTGAGCTAACAGTGCCGGGACTGGTGCAGACGATTATTCTAACTCGCATTGCCGGTCGCACCGGCGTCCCAGAATCTGAGGAATTAGCCTCACTCGCAGCGCATAAAGCTAGCTTATGCCTTTATCTCAGCGCCCGCCATGTCGAAGACGCCCAGCAGAAATTAATGGAGCATTACCCCGCCGAGATGCCGGTGGCCATTTGTTACCGGCTGGGTTGGCCGGATGAGAAAATTTTCCAGGTTCCCCTGCACCAAATGGCAGCGCTCACCCAGCAGGAAGACTTGATTCGCACCACACTTTATGTCATCAGTCCGGCATTAGCAACGGCAGAAACAGCAGAAACAGCGCGTTCTCGTCTTTACAATCCAGAACACGCCCACCTATTTCGACCGGCTAGCATCCGAACTGATAAACTATCGCCATCTGCATGA